The window ACCGCACGTGGTCGTGGAACATCATCATCCCGATCACGGTCCTCGGTCTCTTCCTCGTCGTCGTGGCTCTCTACCCCTTCATCGAGGCGTGGATCACGGGCGACAAGCGCGAGCACCACATCGCCCAGCGTCCCCGCAACGCCGCGACCCGCACCGCCATCGGCGCGGCCGGTGTCACGTTCTACGCGGTGATGTGGGCGGCGGCGTCGTCCGACCTGATCGCGACGCACTTCTGGCTCACGATGGAGGGCGTCATCCACACCCTCCAGGTGGCGCTCATCCTCGGTCCGATCATCGCCTACTTCGTCACCAAGCGCATCTGCATCGCGCTGCAGAAGAAGGATCGCGAGATCCTGCTGCACGGCTACGAGTCGGGCCGCATCGTCCGCCTCCCGGGCGGCGAGTACATCGAGGTCCACCAGCCGGTCGACGAGTACGAGCGCTGGAAGCTCATCGAGACCGACGTCTACGAGCCCCTCGTCGTGCGCCCGAATGCGAAGGGCCGCATCCCGTGGCACCAGAACGTGCGTGCGTCGATCTCACGGTGGTTCTTCGAAGACCGACTGACCCCTCTCACGCAGACGGAGCTCGACGCGGCATTGGAGCACCAGCACCACACGCTCGACCACGTCGCCAGCGAGAAGCAAGCCGAGCTCCAGGGTGCGCACGAGCGCGCCGGGGTCCCGGATGCTCCGCACGTTCCGATCGACGACGGCAGCCGCTCCGAGACGGCCGTCCGCCCCTCGAACGTGATCGTCGCCGAAGAGACACGTCCGTCCTCGCGCGATAAGGACTGATCCGCTCCGATCTACGGGCCCTGCTCTCCCCCGGGAGGGCAGGGCCCGTCGTCGTACGACGTGCGGACGAATCCGGCGCGGGAATGAACGGCAGGAAAGCGCCGGTCGCCGACCGTCACCCGCATCGAGAAGCCGCACGAGCATCCTCTACGGTGAACCCATGATCGACGCCGCCTCCTTCTTCGCCGCAAAGCTCGCCTACGAGACCGACGCCTCCGACGTCTACGCCGCTCAGCGTGCGGGTCAGGATCTGGTCCTCCTCGACGTCCGCAGTCACGAAGCCTGGCGGCAGGGCCGCATCACCGGCGCGCGACACCTCCCCTACCGGGAGATCCCCTCGCGGGCGCCCGAAGAGCTCGCGGGCGTGACGGAGGTCGTCGTCTACTGCTGGAGCCCCGGCTGCAACGCCGGCACGAAGGCGGCGGCCATCCTCGCCGGTCTCGGCATCGGTGTGCGGGAGATGATCGGGGGGTACGAGTACTGGGTGAGGGAGGGCCAGCCCACCGAGAACGACGAGGGCCCGCTCCCCCGCACGTTCGACCCTCAGGTGATGGTCGTGACGTCGGACACCTCCCCGGTCTCCTGACCAGCGCTGACCGCGCAAGAGCCCGTCAGACGGCGGTGAGGTGACGGAACGGGTCGTCGTCGGTGAAGCGTCGCGCCGCCGCGCCGACGAAGACGGGAGTCCCCCGCGCCGGCACATCGTCGGAGGCGCGTACATCGGTCACGACGACGGTGACGTTGTCGGCTGCACCGGCCTCGAGCGCAAGGTCGATGAGCGCAGACGCCGCCTCTTCGCGGTCATCCCGTCCCAAGGCCTCGCTCACCGCGACGTCGCCGACGTAGTCGGTGAGGCCGTCGCTGCACAGCAGCCAGCGATCGTCCACGCGCGGATCGACCCACGTCACGAGCGGGAGGTCGTCAGGGCCTCCCGACAGGGAGGCGGTGATGAGGTTCCGGTGGGGGTGGGTCGAGGCGTCCTCGGCGCGCACGTGGCCGCCGTCGACGAGAGCCTGGACGAAGGAGTCGTCCCTCGTCATCCGCGTCATCGTTCCCGACCGCAGCGAGTAGGCGCGGGAATCACCGATGTGCGCGAGGAGCAACCGGCCCCGGTGCCCGACGAAGAGACCGGTGAAGGTCGTCGCCATGCCCGCCAGCCGGGGATCTCGGTGCGCGTGGGCGGCGAGGTCCCAGTTCGCCAGAACCGTCCGCTCGGTCAGCATCTCGGCGTCGGGCGCCTGGTGCCATCCCGCGACGAGACGATGGACGAACGCTGCGGACGCGAGATCTCCCGCGGGACCGCCGCCGACGCCGTCAGCGACACCTGCTCCCCAGGGCGCGGCGAACGCCGAATCCTGGTTGCTTGGTCGCGGGCCGGAGGCGGATGCCGCGGCCGACTCCAGCCGGAGCGTCACCGTCAGCGGGCGAAGTATCCGCGGTAGTACTCGTAGACCCAGCCGACGATCGCGACGGCGAAGACTCCGAGGCCGATGGGGACCATCCACGCCCCGACCGCGAGCCCGACGAAGGCCAGACCCGCGGAGGAGGCCAGCACGATGGGCCACCACGACCACGGGCTGAACTCGCCCATCTCGGGGTCGCCGTCATCGATGTCGGCGGTCAGCACGTCCTCCGGGAGCTCTCCACCCTGAGCGACATGCACCCGCTGGATGTAGAACGCGATGAGTGCGGCCATGAAGGCCGTGAACAGCAGGGCAACCGATCCGACCCACTCGACGGCCGAGAACCACGGGACCTCGGACGTCGTGTAGGCGATGATGTTCCACACCGTGTAGAACGCGAAGACCAGCAGGAAGAAGCCGCTGAGCAGCCACCACAGTCCGACGTTGGTACGCACTTACTTGACCTCTCCCTGTGCCAGGTCGACCACGGGGGTGTCGGGCGCGTCCTTCGCGGGACCCACGCCGACGGGCAGGCCCGCCTCGGGGTGGTTGAGGTCGAACGCCGGGCGCTCGCTGCGGATGCGCGGAATCGAGGTGAAGTTGTGCCGCGGCGGCGGGCAGGATGTCGCCCACTCGAGCGAGGCGCCGTAGCCCCAGGGGTCGTTCACGGTGACCTTGGGGGCCTTCCGCGCGGTGATCCAGACGTTGAACAGGAACGGGATCATCGATGCGCCGAGGATCATCGCACCGATCGTCGAGACCTGGTTCTGCCAGGTCCACCCGTCGGCGGCGGCATAGTCCGCATACCGTCTGACCATGCCGTCCACGCCCAGCCAGTGCTGGATGAGGAAGGTCATGTGGAAGCCGATGAACAGCAGCCAGAAGTGGATGATGCCGAGGCGCTCGTTCAGCATCCGCCCCGTCCACTTCGGCCACCAGAAGTAGAAGCCGGCGAACATCGCGAAGACCACGGTGCCGAAGACGACGTAGTGGAAGTGCGCCACGACGAAGTACGAGTCGGACAGGTGGAAGTCCAGCGGCGGGGACGACAGGATGACGCCGGTCAGGCCACCGAAGACGAACGAGACGAGGAAGCCCAGCGCGAACACCATCGGTGTCTCGAAGGTCACCGATCCGCGCCACATCGTGCCGATCCAGTTGAAGATCTTCACGCCGGTCGGAACCGCGATGAGCATCGTCATGAGCGCGAAGAACGGCAGCAGAACGCCGCCGGTGACGTACATGTGGTGCGCCCACACCGCCACCGAGAGCGCGGCGATCGCGATGGTCGCGTAGACGAGCGTCTTGTACCCGAAGATCGGCTTGCGGCTGAACACCGGGAAGACCTCCGACACGATGCCGAAGAAGGGCAGCGCGATGATGTAGACCTCGGGGTGGCCGAAGAACCAGAACAGGTGCTGCCAGAGCAGGACGCCGCCGTTCTCGGGGTCGTAGATGTGCGACCCGAAGATGCGGTCGGATCCCGCCGCCAGGATGGCCGCGGCGAGGACCGGGAAGGCCATCAGGACCAGGATGCTGGTGACCAGCGTGTTCCAGGTGAAGATCGGCATGCGCCACATCGTCATGCCCGGCGCACGCATCGTGATGATCGTGGTGATGAAGTTCACCGCGCCGAGGATGGTGCCGAAA of the Microbacterium invictum genome contains:
- a CDS encoding rhodanese-like domain-containing protein, which produces MIDAASFFAAKLAYETDASDVYAAQRAGQDLVLLDVRSHEAWRQGRITGARHLPYREIPSRAPEELAGVTEVVVYCWSPGCNAGTKAAAILAGLGIGVREMIGGYEYWVREGQPTENDEGPLPRTFDPQVMVVTSDTSPVS
- a CDS encoding PP2C family protein-serine/threonine phosphatase, which encodes MTLRLESAAASASGPRPSNQDSAFAAPWGAGVADGVGGGPAGDLASAAFVHRLVAGWHQAPDAEMLTERTVLANWDLAAHAHRDPRLAGMATTFTGLFVGHRGRLLLAHIGDSRAYSLRSGTMTRMTRDDSFVQALVDGGHVRAEDASTHPHRNLITASLSGGPDDLPLVTWVDPRVDDRWLLCSDGLTDYVGDVAVSEALGRDDREEAASALIDLALEAGAADNVTVVVTDVRASDDVPARGTPVFVGAAARRFTDDDPFRHLTAV
- a CDS encoding cytochrome c oxidase subunit 4, producing MRTNVGLWWLLSGFFLLVFAFYTVWNIIAYTTSEVPWFSAVEWVGSVALLFTAFMAALIAFYIQRVHVAQGGELPEDVLTADIDDGDPEMGEFSPWSWWPIVLASSAGLAFVGLAVGAWMVPIGLGVFAVAIVGWVYEYYRGYFAR
- the ctaD gene encoding cytochrome c oxidase subunit I encodes the protein MATTLPLQESTPGRSTTLPPRQAALLSSSRVEQKGNIVVKWITSTDHKTIGYMYLIASVIFFMFAGVMALIIRAELFEPGMQVVPTKEQYNQLFTMHGTVMLLMFATPLFAGFANAILPLQIGAPDVAFPRLNAFAFWLFLFGSMIAVSGFLTPAGAASFGWFAYQPLASATFSPGVGGNLWMLGLGMSGFGTILGAVNFITTIITMRAPGMTMWRMPIFTWNTLVTSILVLMAFPVLAAAILAAGSDRIFGSHIYDPENGGVLLWQHLFWFFGHPEVYIIALPFFGIVSEVFPVFSRKPIFGYKTLVYATIAIAALSVAVWAHHMYVTGGVLLPFFALMTMLIAVPTGVKIFNWIGTMWRGSVTFETPMVFALGFLVSFVFGGLTGVILSSPPLDFHLSDSYFVVAHFHYVVFGTVVFAMFAGFYFWWPKWTGRMLNERLGIIHFWLLFIGFHMTFLIQHWLGVDGMVRRYADYAAADGWTWQNQVSTIGAMILGASMIPFLFNVWITARKAPKVTVNDPWGYGASLEWATSCPPPRHNFTSIPRIRSERPAFDLNHPEAGLPVGVGPAKDAPDTPVVDLAQGEVK